AATCTTACTATCccaaaatgcttatttaaaagaaaaatggataaCACATTCAACCTGCCAAATGTATATCAAAACTCCTACAGATTATTCAAGTACAACCCAGTTAAACAACCTAGAAGTCAATTTCAGGCATTTCCATTGTCATCCATGGATGATGCATTGAAATGTTAAGTGCAGTTTTATATGAACATATTATACAGCAAAAACAGCATTGTGGTATATGGAAATTAGATGCATCTCAACCTTGGTATAAAAGTGCAGTGTCAGGAGCAAAGAGAATGAACTCACAATTCTCTGCGCATCTTCACATTAAGTTTCATTTCCTTGTAGGATTGAACCTTCTCAGCTGCTCGGCGCAAAGGCCTTCCTGTAGATGCTCGTCTAGATTCTTGAGCTTCATTTCTGGGGGCCATACATCCTTCCTCATGCTCTATTCTGACCGATGAATCAGAAGAAATTGGCCCAATCTGATGCACCTTATCATTACAAGGAGaggaaataagagaatttttgtCAGCTACCTTGAAAACATCTTTAGTCGTTTCTGGTTCTTCAGCTTTAAACCTTGCAGATTGCCTTCTTAAACAAACCCTGCTGGGAAAAACATACAAGAGATCATAAAAACCTAAAGATCACAATGCTATGAAAAGCAGAAAGCAACAGAAATTTTAATGAAACCTTTTGTTGGCGACCCCCTCCTTGGCTTCGACTGGTTTAATATTAGAAGGGACTGAAGCAGCATGTAAACAATAAGCAAAGATTGTGCAATGAACAACATTAACTACTTTCAAATAATGTTCCAGACAAGTAGCTTACGTAGAGTCTTTGATTGCCTCCTCCTGTTCGTATTAAAAGGTTTATAGTCTCCATCTTCTTTGTTAAGGGATTCACCTGCCTCGCCATGCTTGTTTGTTCCTTCCTTCAAACCCTGGACAGTTTGTAAATAACATGGGATGTTGATAAGAAAAATCAAGCGAGATTCTGGAAATGATTTTGTTGATATGAAATGTCAATCCAGATTTGTAAATACCTCATTTCCAGATGTAGGGCAAGCAACAATGTTAGCTTTCTTCTGATGACAGAAACAAGGAATTTGGATAATCAGCAAAATCTAATCATAACCCTGACTGTCATACACTCATTACGGCCATAAATCAGCCAAACCAAGCTGAAACAGTAACACGCTAGCGTTCAACTTGAAACTCGGCTATAATTCAATCAACTTTAGACTCAATTATTTGTACCTAGGCTCAAGCTAACTTCAAACTGATTTTTTTCCtacttattataaaaataaaataattcaattggACTTGCAAAACTACTCAATTGAAGCATTAGGATACTTTCTTTTTTAGCCAAACATGAGTAGTTTACGAGTACATGTGTCTCATTTTACAACCTACACTCAAAGTAGACTACTAAAAAAAATACCTCTGATTTTATTGCTTTAAGCATAGCATTTTTACATCCCAGCTCATGTTTAAGGGCTTTTaactgaaaaaggaaaaaaaagaaatcattgGTCAACTCCtaaaaatatacaacataacAAAAAGGACTGAGAAAGATCAAGTTCAAGAAACTTTGAGGTCTAGAAAATATACCCTATCTTTCCCTGAATTAAGTTCCTGCAAAACCAAAGTAAGACATCAAATTCATTAGAGagtcataatatataaaaaaaagcctCCTTGATTTACTAAACCGAGAACAGACAATTAGAAGAAATACTAACATACCAATAACAGCTGGTTGTTTGCTTGGGCAAGTTGCAAGTTTTGCTGCTGAAACTTCTCCAAATTGATTCTCAGTTTCTGTAACTCGATTCCACTCAATTCAATGACTTTACTGTTGGCCAAAATTTAGAAAATCCAATAAGGAAAAAAAGTCATGCCAGACACAATTATCATCAAGCAATGGTTAGAGAGGAAATGGAAGAAACCAAATAAAACTGATCAAAGAGGATACTTTCGTTCTGCAAGAACTTTCATCAGCATCATATTTTCCTGGAAGAAATATTCAGATAAAAGCTCTCAGGAAGCTAAAGGAACAAATAAAGAATCCAAGTGAGAAAACCCATGGAAAGAAAAGTGAGTTACTTGCAGTTTGAAAGTATACCTGTTGGAGCTTGTTGATGTAATCTTTACTCCAGAGTGAATCAGGTTGCAGCAGCAGCTTTGCATCTTGGGTCAACACTTTATGCTGATGCTGCAAGTTGGTTATGTCACTGAGCCCCTTCCTTGGTGCATTACAGATAAAGGATCCGTTTTCCATAGACTTCCCTTTCAGTTCATTACctaaaattcaaacataatagaCAATTAAAAAACCCAATCTTGTGTTACtcaaacttttcatttttattgagGTATCCATTTCCAAACATAGATGTTGATAACCTTCCAGGTGTCCTccaaaaaacttagaaaaatcgAACTTTATCATGTCACTAATACCCATATCCAACATTCACACACAGACTGTAAGTAAGACCAAATGCTTCATTtgcaaatgaaaaacaaaaaaatcctAATATCTAAACCAACTCAGAGAATATCAAACTAAACAGGTGTACTACTAGCAAGTTAAATTTCACCTTTCCAGCATTTCTCAAACATCTAAATAAACTAATTAAGATATTCAAATCTCACAACCAATTTTCCTAGACCTAATGCTAAAATGAAATTCACAGAAAACAAAATTCTTAACCTCTAAACCAACTCAAAGAAATCAAAGTTAACAGCAGCATTAATAGTAAATTGCATTTCACTTTTCCATCATTTCTCAAGCAGCCAAATAAACTGATTAAAGAGATCCTAATCTCACTACCAATTTATAAAACCGAAAGGTAAaatgtaattttctttttaatcagTAATCAGTTTTATTATATGCAGATAAATTACATTCTAGAATTAGGGTTCCTTCCTCGATCTTATTCACGAAAACATACGATTCCCCATCCAAATCTTCCAATATTTAAATTAGAAAACTTGAAAGAAAGAATCGATGAAATCAGCAATCGGGGGAGAAAGCAATAATGCTTGAAAAAAAAggttcaataaatttatttttacttttaaaaataatccAACAAAATTGAGGGGAAAATTCAAGAAATCGAGTTACCTGAAACGACGCTGGTTTCTGCGTCGAGAAAACGTAAACAAATTCCGTACTTCCTCTTTCGATTATGGGAGGGAAAGTTGGAAATCAAATATAAaggataaaattgtaaattaaaatttgaattggaCATTTGTAAAAAGAAACCTGTTTTTTTGGTAAAGTACAGAAATGGTCGCTTAAGTATTGCTCGTGTTTTATTCTGGTCACTgaacttctaattttttttaatttagtcactaaattattcgaaattaaatttttaatcgaGTTTGCAATTTGACGGAAGTGTTGACATGACTTTttgtctaataacaaatttagccctctaacgtttatacattctatcaatttaatcctaaatagaaaaaattcaactaatttagccctcaatgtttacaaaatttaaattttagttcaaattctaaaaaGTTCAATAAATTTGGccctaaaaatttacaaaatgaccaattttaatttttataatttttgtaaagttaaaaaaCTCCAATACCAAATCTCTATTTCTCCAACCTTCATCAGTAATAACATGTCGCTTCTCTAAAAACTTAACAACCAATACCCTAATCCCTGATCTATTCTTTGCTTCTTCTTTAGGCTTTTCTCCTCTATCCCAACTCATTCGACCTGACAAGCCCACATTAACTGACTACCACAGACAAGTTCACAAAGTCGACC
The sequence above is drawn from the Gossypium hirsutum isolate 1008001.06 chromosome A05, Gossypium_hirsutum_v2.1, whole genome shotgun sequence genome and encodes:
- the LOC107957417 gene encoding SHUGOSHIN 2; amino-acid sequence: MENGSFICNAPRKGLSDITNLQHQHKVLTQDAKLLLQPDSLWSKDYINKLQQENMMLMKVLAERNKVIELSGIELQKLRINLEKFQQQNLQLAQANNQLLLELNSGKDRLKALKHELGCKNAMLKAIKSEKKANIVACPTSGNEGLKEGTNKHGEAGESLNKEDGDYKPFNTNRRRQSKTLLPSNIKPVEAKEGVANKRVCLRRQSARFKAEEPETTKDVFKVADKNSLISSPCNDKVHQIGPISSDSSVRIEHEEGCMAPRNEAQESRRASTGRPLRRAAEKVQSYKEMKLNVKMRREL